A single Bacillus sp. OxB-1 DNA region contains:
- the ilvD gene encoding dihydroxy-acid dehydratase yields the protein MRSDMIKKGVDRAPHRSLLYATGVKTKDLEKPFIGVCNSYIDIIPGHKHLNKFAEIVKEAIWEAGGVPFEFNTIGVDDGIAMGHIGMRYSLPSRELIADSAETVINAHWFDGVFYIPNCDKITPGMLMAAVRTNVPSIFVSGGPMEAGVSSTGAQLSLTSVFEGVGAYKSGKMTAEELLDIENNACPTCGSCSGMFTANSMNCLMEMLGVALPGNGTIVATSDERHKLIKEAAKHLVRMVKEDVKPRDIITKQAIDDAFALDMAMGGSTNTVLHTLAIAHEAEIDYHVEDINVVAERVPYLAKIMPASDVSMDDVFKAGGVSAIINELTKIPGAIHPDRITVTGKTIGEDVQDYHITNDQVIRTKDNPHSPVGGLSVLFGNIAPDGGVIKVGAVDPSIKQFRGKAIVFESQEAAQENIDNGTVQEGHVVVIRYEGPKGGPGMPEMLAPTSAIQGRGLGTKVALITDGRFSGASRGISVGHISPEAAEGGPIALVQNDDIINIDLTNRTIELEVSDEELDKRRASLQPFTPKIKKGYLARYSALVTSASTGGVMKI from the coding sequence TTGAGAAGTGACATGATAAAAAAGGGTGTCGACCGGGCACCACATAGAAGTTTGCTCTATGCGACTGGCGTAAAGACGAAAGATTTAGAAAAACCCTTTATCGGTGTTTGTAACTCTTATATCGATATTATTCCAGGACATAAGCATCTGAATAAATTCGCTGAAATTGTAAAGGAAGCCATTTGGGAAGCAGGCGGCGTCCCGTTCGAGTTCAACACGATCGGTGTAGATGACGGCATTGCCATGGGTCATATCGGAATGCGATATTCCCTGCCAAGCCGGGAGTTGATTGCCGACTCTGCGGAAACTGTCATAAACGCCCACTGGTTTGACGGCGTGTTCTACATACCGAACTGTGACAAAATCACTCCAGGAATGCTCATGGCGGCAGTCCGGACGAACGTTCCCTCCATCTTCGTATCAGGCGGACCGATGGAAGCGGGGGTTTCCTCCACAGGAGCCCAACTTTCACTTACTTCCGTGTTCGAGGGTGTCGGAGCTTATAAATCAGGTAAAATGACAGCTGAAGAATTGCTGGATATCGAGAACAATGCGTGTCCGACTTGCGGATCGTGCTCCGGGATGTTCACCGCAAACTCCATGAACTGCTTGATGGAAATGCTAGGTGTTGCGTTGCCAGGAAACGGCACGATCGTAGCTACATCCGATGAACGCCATAAGTTGATCAAAGAAGCTGCAAAACACTTGGTCCGCATGGTTAAAGAAGATGTGAAACCTCGTGACATCATTACAAAACAAGCGATTGATGACGCATTTGCACTTGACATGGCGATGGGTGGATCGACCAATACCGTCCTCCATACATTGGCTATTGCTCACGAAGCGGAAATCGATTACCATGTTGAAGATATCAACGTAGTTGCTGAGCGTGTGCCATACTTGGCGAAAATCATGCCAGCTTCCGATGTCTCGATGGACGATGTATTCAAAGCAGGTGGCGTCAGTGCCATCATCAATGAACTTACAAAAATCCCAGGTGCGATCCATCCGGACCGGATTACCGTAACAGGTAAGACGATCGGTGAAGACGTACAGGATTACCATATTACAAATGATCAGGTAATTCGCACAAAAGATAATCCGCACAGTCCGGTCGGCGGTCTTTCCGTACTTTTCGGTAATATCGCTCCCGATGGCGGAGTCATCAAAGTTGGTGCGGTCGACCCGTCCATCAAGCAATTCCGTGGGAAAGCAATCGTGTTCGAATCCCAGGAAGCTGCACAAGAGAACATCGACAACGGTACGGTCCAGGAAGGCCATGTAGTCGTCATTCGCTATGAAGGCCCGAAAGGCGGACCGGGAATGCCTGAAATGCTGGCACCGACATCCGCTATCCAAGGTCGTGGGTTAGGGACGAAAGTGGCCCTCATCACAGACGGCCGATTCTCCGGCGCTTCCCGCGGCATCTCGGTCGGGCATATTTCACCGGAAGCGGCAGAAGGCGGACCGATTGCATTGGTTCAGAACGATGACATCATCAATATCGATTTGACGAACCGCACAATCGAATTGGAAGTGTCGGATGAAGAGCTCGACAAACGGAGAGCTTCTCTACAGCCGTTCACACCGAAGATTAAAAAAGGATACCTTGCCAGATACTCTGCGTTGGTGACATCAGCAAGTACAGGCGGAGTCATGAAAATCTAA
- the ilvB gene encoding acetolactate synthase large subunit, which yields MEIVQEQPKQQSNEPLDGSAVLIQALKDQGVEIIFGYPGGAVLPIYDALYKNPISHVLARHEQGAIHAAEGYARVTGQPGVVIATSGPGATNLVTGITDAMMDSLPLVVFTGQVANTVIGTDAFQEADIIGITQPITKHNYQVNDVSELPRIIKEAFHIASTGRPGPVVVDIPKNIATNTFKPAPDWNGEVNLPGYQPTTSPNYLQIQKAAQAISEAKKPLILAGAGILHAQGMDELKAFIEKHHIPVTNTLLGLGSIRGDHELFLGMAGMHGTVTSNIALSECDVLVNIGARFDDRLTGNLDSFAPNARVIHIDIDPAEIGKNVPTEIPIVADAKEALKALLDQSFQSPDTADWLEYLKGLTEQYPLWYVEDENELLPQQAIEIIHRITEGDAIVTTDVGQHQMWAAQYYPLNNPDHWVTSGGLGTMGFGFPAAIGAQLAKPEKRVVSIVGDAGFQMTAQELSLLQELRIPVKVVILNNGALGMVRQWQETFYEERYSQSLIPVQPDFLKLAEAYDIKGYRITSFEEAEQIFKEALLSDEPVLIDCRVKQMENVYPMVAPGKGLNEMIGVSKG from the coding sequence ATGGAAATTGTACAGGAACAACCGAAACAGCAATCAAATGAACCATTGGATGGATCCGCTGTTTTAATTCAGGCGTTAAAGGATCAAGGCGTCGAAATCATCTTTGGATACCCTGGAGGGGCCGTACTTCCGATTTATGATGCACTCTATAAAAATCCGATCAGCCACGTGTTGGCGCGTCACGAACAAGGTGCCATCCATGCGGCCGAAGGGTATGCACGGGTTACCGGACAGCCGGGCGTTGTCATTGCGACTTCCGGTCCGGGGGCGACGAACTTGGTCACAGGCATCACGGATGCGATGATGGATTCCCTTCCGCTCGTTGTCTTCACCGGGCAAGTGGCGAATACGGTCATCGGGACGGACGCTTTCCAAGAGGCGGATATTATCGGGATCACACAACCGATCACCAAACATAACTACCAAGTGAATGATGTTTCGGAACTTCCGCGCATCATCAAAGAGGCGTTCCACATCGCTTCTACCGGAAGACCAGGCCCAGTCGTTGTCGATATTCCGAAAAACATCGCAACGAATACATTCAAGCCAGCTCCGGATTGGAACGGCGAAGTGAATCTGCCGGGGTATCAGCCGACGACTTCCCCGAATTATCTGCAAATACAGAAAGCGGCACAAGCGATTTCCGAAGCGAAGAAGCCGTTGATCTTGGCAGGAGCGGGTATCCTGCATGCACAAGGCATGGATGAGCTGAAAGCATTCATTGAAAAGCATCATATCCCTGTAACGAATACGCTTCTTGGCTTAGGCAGCATCCGGGGAGATCATGAATTATTCCTTGGCATGGCAGGGATGCACGGAACGGTTACATCGAACATCGCTTTGAGCGAATGTGATGTTCTTGTCAATATCGGAGCGCGCTTCGATGATCGTCTGACCGGAAACCTGGATAGCTTCGCACCAAATGCGAGAGTAATCCATATCGATATTGACCCGGCAGAGATCGGGAAGAACGTTCCGACGGAAATTCCGATTGTTGCAGATGCAAAAGAAGCTTTGAAAGCCCTGCTGGACCAATCCTTCCAATCGCCGGACACAGCCGATTGGCTTGAGTACCTGAAGGGATTGACCGAACAATATCCGCTTTGGTACGTGGAAGATGAGAACGAGTTACTGCCGCAACAAGCAATAGAGATCATCCATCGCATTACAGAGGGAGATGCCATCGTCACAACAGACGTCGGCCAGCACCAAATGTGGGCAGCGCAATATTATCCACTGAACAATCCGGACCATTGGGTGACATCCGGCGGTCTCGGAACGATGGGATTCGGATTCCCGGCTGCTATCGGAGCGCAGCTTGCCAAACCGGAAAAGCGCGTCGTTTCCATCGTGGGCGATGCAGGTTTCCAAATGACGGCACAGGAACTGTCCCTTTTGCAAGAACTGCGGATTCCGGTGAAAGTCGTCATCTTGAACAACGGCGCACTCGGCATGGTACGTCAATGGCAAGAAACGTTTTACGAAGAGCGCTACTCCCAGTCTTTGATTCCGGTGCAGCCGGACTTCCTGAAATTGGCGGAAGCATATGACATCAAAGGATACCGCATCACTTCATTCGAAGAAGCGGAGCAAATCTTCAAAGAGGCACTTCTATCCGACGAACCGGTATTGATCGATTGCCGCGTTAAACAGATGGAAAACGTCTATCCAATGGTAGCTCCAGGCAAAGGATTAAATGAAATGATCGGGGTGAGCAAGGGATGA
- the ilvN gene encoding acetolactate synthase small subunit gives MKRVITVTVINQSGVLNRVTGLLMKRQFNIESITVGHTEQPGMSKMTFIVHVEDERKIEQLVKQLQKQIDVIKVNDITDKAIVLRELALVKVVSPPHMRSEMNSVIEPFRATIIDSGKNVVTYQVTGTTDKVEAFIELLKPYGIKELTRTGATAFVREQQKNQSQAPQLSILK, from the coding sequence ATGAAACGAGTCATTACGGTAACAGTCATCAATCAGAGCGGAGTGTTGAACCGGGTGACCGGGCTTCTCATGAAGCGGCAATTCAACATCGAAAGCATCACGGTCGGCCATACGGAACAACCGGGCATGTCTAAAATGACATTCATCGTACATGTGGAAGACGAGCGGAAAATCGAACAGCTCGTCAAACAGTTGCAAAAGCAAATCGACGTCATCAAGGTGAACGACATCACAGACAAAGCAATCGTCCTACGGGAGCTTGCCCTCGTGAAAGTCGTCTCGCCGCCTCATATGAGAAGTGAGATGAACAGCGTCATCGAGCCGTTCCGGGCTACGATCATCGACTCCGGGAAAAACGTCGTCACATACCAAGTGACCGGGACGACCGACAAAGTCGAGGCGTTCATTGAACTCCTGAAGCCTTATGGCATCAAGGAATTGACGCGTACCGGCGCTACAGCGTTCGTCCGCGAACAACAGAAAAATCAAAGTCAGGCACCACAGTTATCAATTTTAAAATAA
- the ilvC gene encoding ketol-acid reductoisomerase, whose amino-acid sequence MTTMYYNQDINEGLLQDKTIAIIGYGSQGHAHAQNLNDSGFNVIVGVREGKSFDQAKQDGLKVATVKEAAEQADLIMILLPDERQKKVYEEEIAPALKAGKSLVFAHGFNVHFGQIKPPADVDVFLVAPKGPGHLVRRTFEAGAGVPALFAIYQDVSGQAKDVALAYAKGIGSARGGVLETTFEEETVTDLFGEQAVLCGGLTALVKAGFETLVEAGYQPELAYFETLHEVKLIVDLMYEGGMAGMRYSVSDTAEWGDFVSGPRVVDADTKARMKDILTDIQSGKFAKEWIEENENGRPKFNAIEAAEAEHQIEKVGQKLRSMMPFISEGAKSKEEEVVASAKN is encoded by the coding sequence ATGACTACAATGTACTATAACCAGGATATCAATGAAGGACTATTACAGGATAAAACAATCGCAATCATCGGCTACGGTTCACAAGGCCACGCACACGCACAAAACTTGAACGACTCCGGCTTCAACGTAATCGTCGGCGTCCGTGAAGGGAAATCCTTCGACCAAGCGAAGCAAGACGGCTTGAAAGTGGCAACTGTGAAAGAAGCGGCAGAACAAGCGGACTTGATCATGATCCTTCTTCCAGATGAAAGACAAAAGAAAGTATACGAAGAAGAAATCGCGCCTGCTTTGAAAGCTGGAAAATCACTCGTATTCGCACACGGCTTCAACGTACACTTCGGACAAATCAAACCACCTGCTGATGTGGACGTATTCCTAGTCGCACCAAAAGGTCCTGGACACCTCGTACGCAGAACGTTCGAGGCAGGCGCAGGGGTTCCAGCATTGTTCGCAATCTACCAAGACGTTTCGGGCCAAGCGAAAGACGTAGCGCTTGCTTACGCAAAAGGAATCGGCTCCGCTCGCGGTGGAGTTCTTGAAACGACATTCGAAGAAGAAACTGTTACGGACCTATTCGGTGAGCAAGCAGTACTTTGCGGCGGCTTGACTGCCCTTGTCAAAGCCGGATTCGAAACACTCGTCGAAGCTGGGTACCAACCGGAACTTGCTTATTTTGAAACATTGCATGAAGTGAAACTGATCGTTGACTTGATGTATGAAGGCGGTATGGCAGGAATGCGCTACTCCGTTTCTGACACAGCTGAATGGGGCGACTTCGTTTCCGGTCCACGCGTAGTCGATGCAGACACGAAAGCACGCATGAAAGATATTCTAACTGATATCCAATCCGGTAAATTTGCGAAAGAATGGATTGAAGAAAACGAAAATGGCCGTCCAAAATTCAATGCAATTGAAGCAGCGGAAGCAGAGCACCAAATCGAGAAAGTGGGTCAAAAACTACGTTCCATGATGCCGTTCATCAGTGAAGGTGCAAAATCTAAAGAGGAAGAAGTGGTGGCTAGTGCGAAAAATTGA
- a CDS encoding 2-isopropylmalate synthase produces MRKIDIFDTTLRDGEQSAGINLNTAEKLEIARQLERFGATIIEAGFPASSPGDFEAVQQIANTVKNSTVTGLARAMKHDIDRSWEALRGAEQPHLHVFLATSPIHMEYKLQKTPDQVVEAAVEAVKYARKFFPLVQWSAEDGFRSDREFLVRIINEVIKAGATTINIPDTVGYATPQEYGDLFRYLKENVTGVEKVKLSAHCHDDLGMAVANSIAAIQNGADQVEGTINGIGERAGNAALEEIAVALHIRKDFYNLETGINLKEIKRTSQLVSQLTGVVIQPNKAVVGKNAFAHESGIHQDGYLKNRETYEIITPELIGETTAPLALGKHSGRHAFKDRAITMGFDLSDEKLNEAFVEFKKLADRKKEITEDDLFVLFTERQINHSDMPIYKLENVQVQYGTANVPTATVTAVVPSGVTETVASTGSGSVEAIFNTLEKLVNGKVHILDYRVTSIGKGRDALGDAVVNLSFNGETFTGRDVAQDVLQASAKAYLNAINRKLIKDKVLAVETV; encoded by the coding sequence GTGCGAAAAATTGACATCTTTGACACAACGTTACGAGATGGAGAACAATCCGCCGGCATTAATCTGAATACGGCGGAGAAATTGGAAATCGCACGCCAACTTGAAAGATTCGGGGCGACTATTATCGAAGCAGGGTTTCCTGCTTCGTCCCCCGGTGATTTCGAAGCGGTTCAGCAGATTGCCAATACGGTGAAAAACTCAACAGTGACAGGTCTGGCACGTGCGATGAAGCATGATATCGATCGATCGTGGGAAGCACTTCGCGGTGCCGAACAGCCCCATCTACATGTCTTCCTTGCCACCTCGCCGATCCATATGGAATACAAACTGCAAAAAACGCCGGACCAAGTTGTGGAAGCGGCTGTGGAAGCAGTGAAATATGCACGTAAATTCTTTCCGCTCGTGCAATGGTCTGCGGAAGATGGATTCCGTTCAGATCGGGAATTCCTCGTTCGTATCATTAATGAAGTGATCAAAGCAGGAGCAACGACGATCAATATTCCGGATACCGTCGGTTATGCGACGCCGCAAGAATACGGTGACTTGTTCCGTTATTTGAAAGAGAACGTGACAGGAGTCGAAAAAGTGAAGCTATCTGCACATTGCCATGACGATCTTGGAATGGCGGTAGCCAACTCGATTGCAGCTATCCAGAACGGTGCCGATCAAGTCGAAGGGACGATCAACGGAATCGGGGAGCGTGCAGGAAATGCAGCGCTAGAGGAAATTGCGGTAGCTCTTCATATCCGCAAAGACTTTTACAACTTGGAAACTGGCATCAACTTGAAAGAAATCAAACGCACAAGCCAGCTCGTAAGCCAATTGACAGGGGTCGTCATCCAGCCGAACAAAGCGGTTGTCGGGAAAAACGCGTTTGCGCATGAATCGGGCATCCACCAGGACGGTTATTTGAAAAATCGTGAAACATACGAAATCATTACGCCGGAACTTATCGGTGAAACGACTGCACCACTTGCTCTTGGCAAACATTCGGGACGCCACGCATTCAAAGACCGGGCCATTACGATGGGCTTTGATTTAAGCGACGAAAAATTGAATGAAGCATTCGTGGAATTCAAGAAATTAGCGGACCGGAAGAAAGAAATTACGGAAGATGATTTGTTCGTACTCTTCACAGAACGTCAAATCAACCACTCGGATATGCCGATTTACAAATTGGAGAACGTCCAAGTTCAATACGGTACAGCAAATGTGCCGACTGCCACTGTAACAGCGGTCGTCCCGAGCGGAGTGACCGAAACGGTTGCCTCGACAGGTTCCGGATCAGTGGAAGCGATTTTCAACACGCTGGAAAAATTGGTCAATGGTAAGGTCCATATTCTGGATTATCGAGTCACTTCCATCGGAAAAGGTCGCGACGCACTCGGTGATGCGGTCGTCAACTTGAGCTTCAATGGGGAAACATTCACAGGACGCGACGTCGCCCAAGACGTATTGCAAGCATCCGCTAAGGCGTATTTGAACGCCATCAATCGAAAACTGATCAAAGATAAAGTTCTTGCAGTCGAGACTGTCTGA
- the leuB gene encoding 3-isopropylmalate dehydrogenase: MEKKIAVLPGDGIGPEVTEAAVKVLEVVGRRFGHTFTFEHGAIGGEAVDRFQNPLPEETVAVCEASDAILLGAVGGPKWEQNPAELRPERGLLAIRKRFDLFANLRPVNAVPSLLHASPLKEEVAKDVDMLIVRELTSGIYFGEPSRYTEKSGIDTLLYTREEIERIVEKAFELARLRRGKVASVDKANVLATSKLWREVVDEKKKSYPDIEVEHMLVDSTAMKLITNPAAFDVILTENMFGDILSDEASVITGSLGVLPSASVRSDGFGLYEPVHGTAPEIAGQGLANPAAAILSAAMMLKYSFGMETEAAAIEKAVNTVFEDGHFTADLATDGARALSTADWTAKVVDELDLQFVSNSIMYSYV; this comes from the coding sequence ATGGAGAAAAAGATCGCCGTACTACCAGGTGACGGAATCGGTCCGGAAGTTACAGAGGCAGCAGTAAAAGTGTTGGAGGTCGTCGGCAGACGCTTCGGCCATACATTCACATTTGAACATGGAGCAATCGGCGGGGAAGCGGTGGACCGTTTTCAAAACCCGCTGCCCGAAGAAACAGTTGCAGTTTGTGAAGCGAGTGATGCAATCCTTCTCGGTGCAGTCGGTGGTCCGAAATGGGAGCAAAATCCGGCAGAACTGCGTCCGGAAAGAGGATTGCTGGCCATCCGTAAACGTTTCGACCTGTTTGCCAACCTTCGTCCTGTCAACGCCGTTCCTTCTTTGCTCCATGCTTCCCCTTTGAAAGAAGAAGTGGCAAAAGACGTCGATATGCTCATCGTTCGTGAATTGACAAGCGGAATCTACTTCGGCGAACCGAGCCGCTACACCGAAAAATCAGGGATCGATACATTGCTATACACGCGTGAAGAAATCGAGCGGATTGTCGAAAAGGCGTTTGAACTAGCAAGGTTGCGCCGCGGGAAAGTCGCTTCCGTCGATAAGGCGAATGTATTGGCCACAAGTAAACTATGGCGTGAAGTGGTGGATGAAAAGAAGAAGAGTTATCCAGATATCGAAGTGGAGCATATGCTCGTCGATTCTACGGCGATGAAATTGATCACAAACCCTGCGGCATTCGACGTCATCTTGACAGAGAACATGTTCGGCGACATTTTAAGTGATGAAGCATCCGTCATTACAGGTTCCCTAGGCGTATTGCCATCCGCGAGCGTCCGGAGCGACGGTTTCGGATTGTATGAGCCGGTTCACGGGACGGCACCTGAAATTGCAGGTCAAGGATTGGCGAATCCGGCTGCTGCAATCCTATCTGCCGCGATGATGCTGAAATATTCATTCGGCATGGAAACGGAAGCAGCCGCTATTGAGAAAGCGGTCAATACTGTATTCGAAGATGGACATTTCACAGCAGATCTTGCAACGGATGGCGCGCGAGCCCTTTCCACAGCAGACTGGACAGCGAAAGTCGTTGATGAGCTGGATTTGCAATTCGTTTCAAATAGCATCATGTATTCATACGTGTGA
- the leuC gene encoding 3-isopropylmalate dehydratase large subunit: MAKNIIEKIWNQHVVYEEEGKPDLLYIDLHLIHEVTSPQAFEGLRLANRKVRRPDLSFATMDHNVPTRNRDEIKDPIARNQINTLQKNCDEFGIPLANMDHPDQGIVHIIGPELGLTQPGKTIVCGDSHTSTHGAFGAIAFGIGTSEVEHVLSTQTLWQNKPKTMEIRINGKLGFGVTAKDVILAIIAKFGIDMGTGHIVEYTGEAIRGMTMEERMTICNMSIEAGAKAGLISPDETTINYLKGRRYVPKGEAFEEAAAKWLSLATDEGATYDQVVEIDADEIEPFVTWGTNPSMGSGISSHVPFASDFEEQSDKDALRKALEYMGLEEGMPLTDIKVQHVFIGSCTNARLSDLRAAANVIEGKKVDSSVTAIVVPGSHAVKKKAEEEGLDKIFLDAGFEWRESGCSMCLAMNDDVVPAGERCASTSNRNFEGRQGAGSRTHLMSPAMAAASAIAGRFVDVREMQSVEA; the protein is encoded by the coding sequence ATGGCAAAGAACATTATCGAAAAAATATGGAATCAGCATGTCGTGTACGAAGAAGAAGGGAAGCCCGACTTGCTCTACATCGACCTTCATCTTATACATGAAGTGACTTCTCCCCAGGCGTTTGAAGGATTGAGACTGGCAAATCGTAAGGTCCGACGACCGGATTTGAGCTTCGCAACGATGGACCATAATGTTCCGACACGCAATCGGGACGAAATCAAAGATCCGATTGCCCGGAATCAAATCAACACCCTTCAAAAGAACTGCGATGAGTTCGGCATTCCGCTTGCGAATATGGACCACCCGGACCAAGGGATCGTCCATATCATTGGGCCGGAACTTGGCTTGACCCAACCAGGAAAGACAATTGTCTGCGGGGATAGTCACACATCCACGCACGGTGCATTCGGAGCGATTGCATTCGGCATCGGAACGAGTGAAGTGGAACACGTCCTGTCGACGCAAACACTTTGGCAAAACAAACCGAAAACGATGGAAATCCGCATCAACGGGAAACTCGGTTTCGGTGTAACAGCAAAAGACGTTATCCTGGCGATCATCGCAAAATTCGGGATTGATATGGGAACCGGACACATCGTGGAATATACGGGAGAAGCGATCCGCGGTATGACGATGGAAGAACGGATGACCATTTGCAATATGTCCATCGAGGCGGGTGCGAAAGCAGGTTTGATTAGCCCGGATGAAACGACGATCAATTACTTAAAAGGCCGCCGTTATGTGCCGAAAGGCGAGGCTTTCGAAGAAGCCGCAGCGAAATGGCTATCTTTGGCGACGGATGAAGGAGCGACCTATGATCAAGTGGTCGAAATTGATGCTGACGAAATCGAACCTTTCGTCACATGGGGCACAAACCCGTCAATGGGATCGGGCATCTCATCCCACGTTCCATTCGCCTCCGATTTCGAAGAGCAATCCGATAAAGACGCATTGCGCAAAGCATTGGAGTATATGGGGCTGGAAGAAGGAATGCCGCTGACAGACATCAAAGTGCAGCATGTCTTTATCGGTTCTTGTACGAATGCCCGCCTAAGCGACCTGCGTGCAGCGGCGAACGTCATTGAAGGGAAGAAAGTCGATTCATCCGTGACGGCGATTGTCGTTCCGGGATCCCATGCGGTGAAAAAGAAAGCGGAAGAAGAAGGACTCGACAAAATCTTCTTGGATGCCGGCTTCGAATGGCGCGAGTCGGGCTGCAGCATGTGCCTTGCGATGAACGATGATGTCGTGCCGGCCGGAGAGCGTTGTGCGTCCACGTCCAACCGGAACTTCGAAGGACGGCAAGGGGCCGGTTCACGCACACATTTGATGAGCCCGGCTATGGCAGCGGCGTCCGCGATTGCAGGCCGCTTCGTCGATGTCAGAGAAATGCAATCCGTCGAGGCGTAA
- the leuD gene encoding 3-isopropylmalate dehydratase small subunit, translating into MKPINEVVSVITPLDHKNVDTDQIISKEFLKRIERTGFGQYLFYHWRFNADGSVREDFVLNDERFKESKILVAHDNFGCGSSREHAPWAILDYGFQVVIAPSFADIFHNNCMKNGILPIKLSVSEVEELLANGQKEPYAVEVNLEQQTVKGQDGKTYSFDIDPYYKQMLLNGWDEISLTFQYEEHIANYEEQHA; encoded by the coding sequence ATGAAACCGATCAATGAAGTAGTGAGTGTCATTACACCACTTGACCATAAAAATGTCGATACCGACCAAATCATTTCGAAAGAGTTCCTGAAGCGAATCGAGCGTACAGGATTCGGACAGTACTTATTCTACCACTGGCGATTCAATGCCGATGGATCGGTACGGGAAGATTTCGTATTGAACGATGAACGTTTCAAAGAATCCAAAATCCTCGTCGCCCACGATAACTTCGGCTGCGGCTCCTCCCGGGAACACGCGCCATGGGCCATCTTGGACTACGGCTTTCAAGTTGTCATCGCGCCGAGTTTCGCGGACATTTTCCATAATAACTGTATGAAAAACGGCATTCTGCCGATCAAGTTGAGCGTCTCAGAGGTCGAAGAGTTACTAGCGAATGGGCAAAAAGAACCATACGCAGTCGAAGTGAATCTCGAACAGCAGACTGTCAAAGGCCAGGACGGCAAAACGTATTCATTCGACATCGATCCATATTACAAGCAAATGCTGTTGAACGGTTGGGACGAAATTTCATTGACTTTCCAATACGAAGAGCATATTGCCAACTATGAAGAGCAACATGCGTGA